In Peromyscus eremicus chromosome 2, PerEre_H2_v1, whole genome shotgun sequence, a single genomic region encodes these proteins:
- the Tal1 gene encoding T-cell acute lymphocytic leukemia protein 1 yields MTERPPSEAARSDPQLEGQDAAEARMAPPHLVLLNGVAKETSRAAPAEPPVIELGARSSAGGGPASGGGAVRDLKSRDAVAAEARHRVPTTELCRPPGPAPAPAPASAPAELPGDGRMVQLSPPALAAPAGPGRALLYSLSQPLASLGSGFFGEPDAFPMFTNNNRVKRRPSPYEMEITDGPHTKVVRRIFTNSRERWRQQNVNGAFAELRKLIPTHPPDKKLSKNEILRLAMKYINFLAKLLNDQEEEGTQRAKPGKDPVVGAGGGGAGGGMPPEDLLQDVLSPNSSCGSSLDGAASPDSYTEEPTPKHTARSLHPALLPATDGAGPR; encoded by the exons ATGACGGAGCGGCCGCCGAGCGAGGCGGCACGCAGTGACCCGCAGCTAGAGGGACAGGACGCGGCGGAGGCCCGCATGGCCCCCCCGCACCTAGTCCTGCTCAACGGCGTCGCCAAGGAGACGAGCCGCGCAGCCCCCGCGGAGCCCCCAGTCATCGAACTAGGCGCGCGCAGCAGCGCGGGGGGCGGCCCCGCCAGTGGGGGCGGTGCCGTGAGGGACTTAAAGAGCCGCGACGCGGTTGCAGCCGAAGCTCGCCATCGAGTGCCCACCACCGAGCTGTGCAGACCTCCGGGACCCGCCCCAGCGCCCGCGCCCGCCTCGGCCCCCGCAGAGCTGCCTGGAGACGGCCGCATGGTGCAGCTGAGCCCGCCTGCGTTGGCAGCCCCCGCCGGCCCTGGCCGAGCGCTGCTGTACAGCCTCAGCCAGCCGCTGGCCTCGCTCGGCAG TGGGTTCTTCGGGGAGCCGGATGCCTTCCCCATGTTTACCAACAACAACCGGGTGAAGAGGAGGCCCTCCCCATATGAGATGGAGATTACGGATG GTCCTCACACCAAAGTAGTGCGGCGCATCTTCACCAACAGCCGGGAGCGATGGCGGCAGCAGAATGTGAATGGGGCATTTGCCGAGCTCCGAAAGCtgatccccacccacccaccggACAAGAAGCTAAGCAAGAATGAGATCCTTCGCCTCGCCATGAAGTACATAAATTTCCTGGCCAAGTTGCTCAATGACCAGGAGGAGGAAGGCACCCAGCGTGCCAAGCCTGGCAAGGACCCTGTGGTGGgagctggtgggggtggggcagggggtggCATGCCCCCTGAAGACCTTCTACAGGATGTGCTTTCCCCCAACTCCAGCTGTGGTAGCTCTCTGGATGGAGCAGCCAGCCCGGACAGTTATACAGAAGAGCCAACACCCAAGCACACTGCCCGCAGCCTCCACCCTGCCCTGCTGCCTGCCACCGATGGGGCTGGCCCCCGGTGA